In Nitrospira sp., the following are encoded in one genomic region:
- a CDS encoding YifB family Mg chelatase-like AAA ATPase, whose product MLAKVTSAALVGLDAHLVDVEVDIAGGLPQFSVVGLPDATVKESRDRVRSALKNTGFHFPAKRITVNLAPAGVKKEGSGLDLAIAVGILVAEDVIPQAMLDKRVLIGELSLDGRVKSITGALSFALSCRSGYELLLPADNGPEAALIEGVSAYPIRSLPEAVEFLKGSQLIVPTCSNQDLLESARTTEDDDYSDVRGQEHAKRALEIAAAGGHNVLMVGPPGSGKTMLARRLPSILPLLELQEAIETTRVHSVAGQLTPDRPLLAVRPFRAPHHSISDAGLVGGGTVPKPGEVSLAHNGVLFLDESPEFKRGVLEGLRQPLEDGHMILTRASGTLKYPARFMLIAAMNPCPCGYYGDRTRPCICTGTQIRRYRAKLSGPLLDRLDIHLDVPPVPVRELRTELPAPEGSTAIRSRVVAARERQRRRYRSDGIYTNGQLKPRMVKRYCGLGQPAQDLLEQAMTRLRLSARAHGRILRVARTIADLADSDNIEAIHIAEAIQYRSFDRNPDV is encoded by the coding sequence ATGCTTGCCAAGGTTACGAGCGCGGCCCTCGTCGGGCTGGATGCCCATCTCGTTGATGTGGAGGTCGATATCGCCGGCGGCCTGCCGCAGTTCTCGGTTGTCGGGTTGCCTGACGCGACCGTCAAGGAAAGTCGAGACCGTGTGCGCTCCGCGCTGAAAAACACCGGGTTTCACTTTCCTGCCAAACGAATTACCGTGAATCTGGCTCCTGCCGGCGTGAAAAAGGAGGGCTCGGGGCTCGATCTCGCCATCGCCGTCGGGATTCTCGTCGCCGAAGATGTCATCCCTCAGGCCATGCTGGACAAGCGTGTCTTGATCGGAGAACTCTCTCTGGACGGTCGGGTGAAATCGATCACCGGAGCCTTGTCGTTTGCGCTCTCTTGCCGGTCCGGATACGAGTTGTTACTGCCCGCCGATAACGGCCCCGAAGCAGCGCTGATAGAAGGAGTGAGCGCCTATCCGATCCGGAGTCTTCCGGAGGCCGTGGAGTTTCTTAAGGGAAGCCAACTCATTGTTCCAACTTGCTCGAACCAAGACTTGCTGGAATCAGCCAGGACGACGGAGGACGACGACTATTCAGACGTTCGAGGGCAGGAGCATGCGAAGCGTGCACTCGAAATTGCGGCTGCCGGCGGACACAACGTGCTGATGGTCGGTCCTCCTGGTTCCGGCAAGACGATGTTGGCACGGCGACTTCCCTCGATCCTTCCGTTGTTGGAATTGCAAGAGGCGATTGAAACGACGCGCGTGCATAGCGTAGCCGGACAACTGACTCCCGATCGGCCGTTGCTGGCTGTACGACCGTTCCGAGCTCCTCATCACAGTATCTCTGATGCCGGGCTGGTGGGAGGAGGCACCGTTCCCAAGCCTGGGGAGGTGTCACTTGCGCATAACGGCGTACTGTTTTTGGATGAGTCCCCTGAGTTCAAACGAGGTGTGCTTGAGGGATTGCGGCAACCGTTGGAAGACGGACATATGATCTTGACCAGAGCGAGCGGAACTCTGAAATATCCTGCCCGATTCATGTTGATTGCCGCGATGAATCCTTGTCCTTGCGGATATTATGGGGATCGAACCAGACCCTGTATTTGTACCGGCACTCAGATTCGTCGGTATCGCGCGAAACTCTCCGGGCCGCTGCTCGATCGGCTGGATATTCACCTGGATGTGCCGCCTGTTCCGGTGCGCGAACTACGCACCGAACTCCCTGCTCCCGAAGGATCGACTGCGATCAGATCGCGTGTCGTGGCGGCCCGCGAGCGTCAACGACGGCGGTACCGAAGCGACGGCATCTACACGAATGGCCAGTTGAAGCCGCGGATGGTAAAGCGGTATTGTGGCCTGGGTCAACCAGCCCAAGACTTGCTCGAACAAGCGATGACCAGACTCAGACTGTCGGCGCGGGCGCATGGTCGCATCCTGCGCGTCGCCCGTACCATTGCCGACTTAGCTGACTCTGACAACATTGAGGCCATCCACATCGCGGAGGCTATTCAATACCGTTCATTCGATCGCAATCCTGACGTGTGA
- a CDS encoding type II toxin-antitoxin system PemK/MazF family toxin, translating into MAMVVRRFEVYLIRLDPTQGREIRKTRPCLIISPDEMNRHIDTVIVAPMTTKGRPYPTRVPVRFHRKTGQIVLDQLRTVDKARLIKRMGAIDQAAADRVLALLAELFAP; encoded by the coding sequence ATGGCAATGGTAGTCCGTCGCTTCGAGGTCTATCTCATTCGCCTCGATCCGACCCAAGGCCGAGAAATTCGAAAGACCCGTCCTTGCCTGATCATCTCGCCCGATGAAATGAATCGGCACATCGACACGGTGATCGTGGCACCTATGACGACCAAAGGGCGCCCGTATCCGACTCGCGTGCCTGTTCGCTTTCACCGCAAGACGGGGCAGATTGTGTTGGATCAACTTCGCACCGTGGATAAAGCTCGCCTGATCAAGCGCATGGGCGCGATCGACCAAGCTGCCGCCGACCGCGTGCTGGCTCTCCTCGCGGAACTGTTTGCCCCCTAA
- a CDS encoding AbrB/MazE/SpoVT family DNA-binding domain-containing protein translates to MKTKIVPIGNSQGIRIPKSVLQQCHLDGPVEIEIQGNQLVVRSTSRPRSGWDEAFRAMHKTGDDRLLDQERSSPSQWDRDEWQW, encoded by the coding sequence ATGAAAACCAAGATCGTACCCATCGGCAACTCTCAGGGTATCCGCATCCCAAAATCCGTTCTCCAGCAGTGTCATCTGGACGGTCCCGTGGAGATCGAGATCCAGGGCAATCAACTGGTGGTACGTTCCACATCACGGCCCCGTAGCGGATGGGACGAGGCCTTTCGCGCCATGCACAAGACCGGCGACGATCGACTCCTCGACCAAGAGCGCTCCTCCCCTTCGCAATGGGATCGCGATGAATGGCAATGGTAG
- a CDS encoding class I SAM-dependent DNA methyltransferase: protein MSKAKMESAKAKNGESAGLEAKLWAAADALRNNMDAAEYKHVVLGLIFLKYISDAFEAKHAELEAQKKQGADPKDPDEYKAASIFWVPKEARWSHLKASAPQPTIGTIVDDAMSAIERDNPSLKGVLPKDYARPGLDKQRLGQLINLVSDIGLGSPADRAKDILGRVYEYFLAQFASAEGKKGGQFYTPSRVVRVLVEMLAPYKGRVYDPCCGSGGMFVSSEKFIEAHSGKLGDISIYGQESNYTTWRLAKMNLAIRGIDAQIAHGDTFHNDKHPDLKADYVLANPPFNDSDWRGELLKDDKRWVYGTPPTGNANYAWVQHFIHHLAPTGIAGFVLANGSMSSNQSGEGEIRKAIIEADLVDCMVALPGQLFYSTQIPVCLWFIARDKRGQPSPGLRPPSPSERGARGEGYRDRRGEVLFIDARKLGTMVDRVHRELTDADIAKIAGTYHAWRGDSFDRHSRESGNPIPYSGIPGFCKAAKLDDIRKHGHVLTPGRYVGAEAAEDDAEPFEEKMKRLIATLREQQAEGAKLDAAIGANLKEFGYGE, encoded by the coding sequence ATGTCGAAAGCGAAGATGGAATCAGCGAAAGCTAAGAACGGCGAATCAGCAGGACTTGAAGCAAAGCTCTGGGCCGCGGCCGATGCGTTGCGAAACAATATGGACGCAGCGGAGTATAAGCATGTCGTGCTCGGCCTGATCTTCCTCAAGTACATCTCGGATGCGTTCGAAGCGAAACATGCCGAGCTTGAGGCGCAAAAGAAACAGGGTGCAGACCCGAAAGATCCAGACGAATACAAAGCCGCGAGTATTTTCTGGGTACCGAAGGAAGCGCGGTGGTCACATCTCAAGGCGAGTGCTCCGCAACCGACCATCGGAACGATCGTCGACGATGCGATGAGCGCCATCGAGCGGGATAACCCGTCGCTCAAGGGAGTTCTCCCAAAAGATTATGCCAGGCCAGGGCTCGACAAGCAGCGGCTTGGCCAGCTCATCAATCTGGTCAGCGATATCGGCCTCGGCAGTCCGGCGGATCGGGCCAAAGATATTCTGGGTCGGGTCTACGAATACTTTCTTGCGCAATTCGCCAGCGCCGAAGGCAAAAAGGGCGGACAGTTCTATACGCCTTCCAGAGTCGTCCGCGTGCTCGTTGAAATGCTGGCTCCATACAAGGGCCGTGTCTATGACCCCTGCTGCGGGTCGGGTGGCATGTTCGTCAGCAGCGAAAAGTTCATCGAGGCGCACAGCGGCAAGCTCGGTGACATCTCCATCTATGGTCAGGAGTCCAACTACACCACATGGCGGCTGGCCAAGATGAACCTTGCCATCCGTGGCATCGACGCGCAGATCGCGCACGGCGACACTTTCCACAACGACAAACACCCAGATCTCAAAGCCGACTACGTGCTCGCCAATCCGCCCTTTAACGACAGCGACTGGCGCGGCGAGCTGTTGAAAGATGACAAGCGCTGGGTCTACGGCACGCCGCCTACGGGCAATGCCAACTACGCCTGGGTACAGCACTTCATCCATCATCTGGCTCCCACCGGGATTGCCGGTTTCGTGCTCGCCAACGGATCAATGTCATCGAATCAGTCGGGCGAGGGTGAGATCCGCAAAGCCATCATTGAAGCCGACCTCGTAGACTGCATGGTGGCGCTGCCGGGCCAATTGTTTTACTCGACACAGATTCCTGTTTGTCTCTGGTTCATTGCTCGCGATAAGCGTGGGCAACCCTCACCTGGCCTTCGGCCACCCTCTCCCAGTGAGAGAGGGGCTAGGGGTGAGGGATACCGAGACCGACGGGGCGAGGTATTGTTCATCGACGCGCGCAAGCTCGGCACCATGGTGGACCGTGTGCACCGGGAGCTGACCGATGCCGACATCGCCAAGATTGCCGGGACGTATCATGCTTGGCGCGGCGACTCCTTCGATCGTCATTCCCGCGAAAGCGGGAATCCAATTCCATATTCGGGCATCCCTGGTTTCTGTAAGGCGGCGAAACTCGACGACATCCGTAAACACGGTCACGTGCTCACGCCAGGTCGCTACGTCGGCGCTGAAGCTGCCGAAGATGATGCCGAGCCGTTCGAGGAGAAGATGAAGCGGCTGATCGCGACCTTGCGCGAGCAGCAAGCTGAGGGAGCGAAACTCGATGCCGCGATTGGAGCTAACCTGAAGGAGTTTGGGTATGGCGAGTGA